Genomic segment of Gasterosteus aculeatus chromosome 4, fGasAcu3.hap1.1, whole genome shotgun sequence:
GACGATGATGACACTACTTGAAGACACAGTACTGCACTTATTCTTACTCGGCACACAATAAAACTCTATAGATTATTAAGTTAATTTATCAGGTGCATTAGTGTATTCAGTTACCTTTGGTAACTCGTATAGACCCTTGAGTCCTTGTGATTGTATCATTAGAGACTGCGTACATGTGCACGTAAACATTTCTGTCCCTTTCCACTATTCGGCCGCCGGGAGTTTTCCCAGGTGATCCTTCCTGTTGGTGAAGACGCAGCGGCAAGCCGCCAGGACGGGCCCGCCCTCGCCCCGGCTCAGGGTGAACACGAAGCGGCTGACGCCCGTGTTCGGCGAGGGCGAGAACAGCTGGGACATCTTCACCCCGGCGGGCAGCGAGCTCTTTAAGTCCTCCACCAGGTGCTTGACGGCCACGCGGATGTAAGCGCCGTGGCTCACAACCAGAGCGTGGACCGGCACCCCGAGGAGGCCGTCGTCCGCGGCACCCGACCCGGGGGCTTCGGCCCCGTTTGCCGCGCCTTCGGGTTCTGACGCTCGCGCGGGGGCGTCTGCCGCCGACCGGCAGTGTTCGTCCAGCATTCGCTTGAAAAGGACTTTGAGGAATTTTTTGAATCGCAGCTTTACCTAGAAGGAAGGCGACGGTGAGGCAGAGGGGGTTTGAGAGCGGGAATCACGCCGCTTTGTCCTCGTACTGCTAGTGAATAGATATATTCATATGGTGAAATAACACGGTAATATATCCGTTACTTGAGCCACTATTTTGATAATTGTTTACGGTATTGAATTCAACTTAAACAAGGCTTTTTATCTTTGTATTTAACGAAAggattacattattacatgatAAATAACGACCAGTCATGCATTACAGCCTTGTAAAAGGAACAACGTTATTACTCATGCAACACTACAGAGAagattttatttacattaattAGAATTAAGATTTTCCAAATTACTCTCTTCAAGCAATATTCATGAAAAGCCAACTACATTCACTTTTCTCTCCAGACTTGAGAAGTTTGAAGTGCAATATTCACAATGGCCACCGCGCGGCGCTGTTGCACAAGGAATTTCCTCTTGACCTTCCGAGCTTCAACGTGGCTGTTTTCAAACTCTCAACAATCAGCTTCCGACTGATAAGCCCTGACGGTGTCTGACTCACCTGGTCCAAAGTCTCTCCTCCTGGGGGGGTGTAGTCACGGCACGACTGACCTGCAGCGTTAGCCATGTTCTTCAGATCATCTTTGGGACGTCCTTCAGCGACACCAAAACCCTGCACCGAGAACAAAACCACAACTTGGGAGCTCAGAAAAAGAAACGGTCATATTCTAGGGATATTCGGACGTAGTCTGAAGACGACAGATCTCACCCGCTCTCTGAGTAACGGCTCTAAAACCATCTCAGGGCCAGAAGAATGAGTGCTGTTCTTCAAAATGATTTCAGCTGTCTAAAAGGGGGGAGATAAGGTGGAAATGACTCATTAC
This window contains:
- the tigarb gene encoding fructose-2,6-bisphosphatase TIGAR B: MRCDARGYVTLSRLKQPGSTQHRSSLTMFTFSLTLVRHGETQYNRDKLLQGQGVDTPLSETGLQQADAVGRYLRGITFNDVFASDLQRAVRTAEIILKNSTHSSGPEMVLEPLLRERGFGVAEGRPKDDLKNMANAAGQSCRDYTPPGGETLDQVKLRFKKFLKVLFKRMLDEHCRSAADAPARASEPEGAANGAEAPGSGAADDGLLGVPVHALVVSHGAYIRVAVKHLVEDLKSSLPAGVKMSQLFSPSPNTGVSRFVFTLSRGEGGPVLAACRCVFTNRKDHLGKLPAAE